AAACTGAAAAATATGCCCACGTTACATTTTTCTTCTCGGGTGGACGCGAGGAACCTTTTGTCAATGAAGACCGTATTTTGGTGCCATCACCGAAAGTAGCAACTTACGATTTAAAGCCCGAAATGAGTGCTCATGAAGTTGCTAATAAATTGACTGAAGCCATTCAATTACAAAAATACCAATATATTACAGTGAATTTTGCTAATGGCGATATGGTAGGACATACCGGCGTATATGAAGCAATTGAAGAAGCAGTGGTTGCTGTTGATCATTGTTTGGAACAAGTGGTGGAAGCTGCTAAGCAAAATGATTATGACGTGATTATCATTGCAGATCATGGCAATGCAGACAATGCACTCAATGCGGATGGTACCCCGAATACTGCTCATTCACTTAATCCGGTTCCGTTTGTGTATATTTCAAAGAATCAAGCAGCTCATGTTGAAAATGGAATTTTAGCTGATGTGGCTCCATCTATTTGTACATTATTGGGTATTGAGCAACCCAAGGAAATGACTGGTAAGAATTTGATTCGTTGAAAATAATATGTTTTGCAGAAAAGGGCGATGAATTCGCTTTTTTCTAAAAACTAAGCATAGCGAAATACTATTTCTTAAAAATTGCCGTTATACAAAGAAACATTATAAAAGGCAGCATATGAAAAAAATCGGACTGGTGGCATTGTTTTTTGTGGCATTTTGGACTGAAGCGTTAGTTGCTCAAGATAACAGTTTCCGGGAAATAGATGACCGTCCGTGGCACTATGGATTTGTGCTGGGTTTTAATGTTTTCAATTTTAGTGTAACTCCGACCAATATAAAACAGTTTCAAGGTGCGCAGGTTTCTTCTGTAACGCCTGGCTTTACTGTAGGTTTGATCTTGGATAAGCGGTTGTCCAAATATTTCGATCTTCGTACTGTCCCCACATTGAATTTACTTGATCGTGTAGTGACCTATCAGGATTCTTCTTTAAGAGTCAATAAGTCAGTTCCTGCTACAATTGATTTTAAATCGTCTTTGATAGATATTCCTGTATTTGTGAAGTATAGAGCTGTTTGGTATGGGCACTCACGTCCTTATGTGTTGTTGGGAGGCGGGATGACCTATAGTTTATCTCATGACGGCGTTGATGGAGACGGAAATACTCAGGTTGCACTAAAACCGTTTGATTTTTATATTGCGGCCGGAGTTGGATGTGATTTTTATTTTAAGTATTTCCGTTTAGCTCCTGAGCTGAAATTTACATTTGGCTTGAATAATCTATTGAATTCAACCCCTCCTTCCGGAGCAAATCCGTTATATACCAACGAACTATCAAAAATGACCTCAAGAGCTGTTGTGCTGAGTTTTAATTTTGAATAGTTTCTTATTTGGATAAAAAGTCACCAATCAACCCTTTGACTTTTGGTACTGTTTCAAAAATGTTATCGTTTACTACGACAATATCAAATTTTGGAGCAAATTCCAATTCCAAGGCAGAGCGTTTTAGTCGTTCTTCAATTACTTCGATCGGTTCTGTTCCACGATGAATGAGCCGATTTTTTAATTCTTCAATGGATGGCGGTTTGACAAAGACTGATAAAGCCCGTTCTCCAAAATATTCTTTG
The sequence above is drawn from the Microbacter margulisiae genome and encodes:
- a CDS encoding porin family protein, which codes for MKKIGLVALFFVAFWTEALVAQDNSFREIDDRPWHYGFVLGFNVFNFSVTPTNIKQFQGAQVSSVTPGFTVGLILDKRLSKYFDLRTVPTLNLLDRVVTYQDSSLRVNKSVPATIDFKSSLIDIPVFVKYRAVWYGHSRPYVLLGGGMTYSLSHDGVDGDGNTQVALKPFDFYIAAGVGCDFYFKYFRLAPELKFTFGLNNLLNSTPPSGANPLYTNELSKMTSRAVVLSFNFE